Proteins encoded together in one Micromonospora kangleipakensis window:
- a CDS encoding 3-hydroxyacyl-CoA dehydrogenase family protein — translation MAREFTSVGVVGLGTMGAGIVEVFARNGIDVVAVEISDAALDRGRATLTGSTDRAVAKGKLAAADRDALMSRVHFQVGLDALHSVDLVIEAVPEHLDLKQRIFAELDRVCKPEAILATNTSSLSVTEISVATTRPNQVIGIHFFNPAPVMKLVEVVRTVVTSADVVADVEALCERLGKVDVTISDRAGFIANALLFGYLNHAVSMFEGRYATREDIDAAMKLGCGLPMGPLALMDLIGLDTAYEILDTMYRRGGRDRRHAPVPLIKQMVTAGLLGRKSGRGFYTYERPGSPVVVPDDQTPVAGQAALADGARAIAKVGVVGSGTMATGIIEVFAKAGYEVVSVTRGAEKSAKVFEAVKTSLNKGVVRGKLSEDDREAALGRINWSATLEHLADVDLVVEAVVEELSVKKALFASLDEICKPGVVLATTTSSLPVIDVAMATQRPADVVGLHFFNPAPVMPLVEVVQTIRTSPETTATARAVCAALGKTGVVCGDRSGFIVNALLFPYLNDAVKMLEASYSTADDIDYAMKLGCGYPMGPFELLDVVGLDVSLAIQRELYLELREPGFAPAPLLEHLVTAGYLGRKSGRGFRDHTRR, via the coding sequence GTGGCGCGCGAGTTCACCAGTGTGGGTGTGGTGGGTCTGGGCACCATGGGTGCCGGCATCGTCGAGGTCTTCGCCCGCAACGGCATCGACGTGGTGGCGGTGGAGATCTCCGACGCCGCCCTCGACCGTGGCCGGGCGACCCTCACCGGCTCCACCGACCGGGCGGTCGCCAAGGGCAAGCTCGCCGCGGCGGACCGGGACGCCCTGATGTCCCGGGTGCACTTCCAGGTCGGGCTGGACGCGCTGCACTCGGTGGACCTGGTGATCGAGGCCGTGCCCGAGCACCTCGACCTGAAGCAACGGATCTTCGCCGAGCTGGACCGGGTCTGCAAGCCCGAGGCGATCCTGGCCACCAACACCTCCTCGCTCAGCGTCACCGAGATCTCGGTCGCCACCACCCGCCCCAACCAGGTCATCGGCATCCACTTCTTCAACCCGGCGCCGGTGATGAAGCTGGTCGAGGTGGTCCGCACCGTGGTCACCTCCGCCGACGTGGTGGCCGACGTGGAGGCGCTCTGCGAGCGGCTCGGCAAGGTCGACGTGACCATCAGCGACCGGGCCGGCTTCATCGCCAACGCGCTCCTCTTCGGTTACCTGAACCACGCGGTGAGCATGTTCGAGGGGCGGTACGCCACCCGCGAGGACATCGACGCCGCGATGAAGCTCGGCTGCGGCCTGCCGATGGGCCCGCTCGCCCTGATGGACCTGATCGGCCTGGACACCGCGTACGAGATCCTGGACACCATGTACCGGCGCGGCGGCCGGGACCGCCGGCACGCGCCGGTGCCGCTGATCAAGCAGATGGTCACCGCGGGACTGCTCGGCCGGAAGTCCGGCCGGGGCTTCTACACCTACGAGCGGCCGGGCTCCCCGGTGGTCGTACCGGATGACCAGACGCCCGTGGCGGGGCAGGCCGCGCTCGCCGACGGCGCCCGCGCCATCGCGAAGGTCGGCGTGGTCGGCTCCGGGACGATGGCCACCGGCATCATCGAGGTCTTCGCCAAGGCCGGGTACGAGGTCGTCTCGGTCACCCGCGGCGCGGAGAAGTCCGCCAAGGTCTTCGAGGCGGTCAAGACCTCGCTCAACAAGGGCGTGGTACGCGGCAAGCTCAGCGAGGACGACCGGGAGGCGGCGCTCGGCCGGATCAACTGGTCCGCGACGCTGGAGCACCTCGCCGACGTCGACCTGGTGGTCGAGGCCGTGGTCGAGGAGCTGAGCGTCAAGAAGGCCCTCTTCGCCAGCCTCGACGAGATCTGCAAGCCGGGCGTCGTGCTCGCCACCACCACCTCGTCGCTGCCGGTGATCGACGTCGCGATGGCCACCCAGCGGCCGGCCGACGTGGTCGGGCTGCACTTCTTCAACCCGGCCCCGGTCATGCCGCTGGTCGAGGTGGTGCAGACGATCCGCACCTCGCCGGAGACCACCGCCACCGCCCGCGCGGTCTGCGCCGCGCTCGGCAAGACCGGCGTGGTCTGCGGCGACCGGTCCGGCTTCATCGTCAACGCGCTGCTCTTCCCGTACCTGAACGACGCGGTGAAGATGCTGGAGGCCAGCTACTCCACCGCCGACGACATCGACTACGCGATGAAGCTCGGCTGCGGCTACCCGATGGGCCCGTTCGAGCTGCTGGACGTGGTCGGCCTGGACGTGTCGCTGGCCATCCAGCGGGAGCTCTACCTGGAGCTGCGCGAGCCGGGCTTCGCCCCCGCGCCGCTGCTGGAGCACCTGGTCACCGCCGGCTACCTGGGCCGCAAGAGCGGTCGCGGGTTCCGCGACCACACCCGTCGCTGA
- a CDS encoding alpha/beta fold hydrolase, translating into MESAQHTVSANGITQAVRVAGPPDGVPVLLVHGNVSSAAFWEPLIRRLPATLRVVAPDLRGYGDTQTAPVDATRGLGDFADDVAALLDVPGLFAPGARPVVVGHSLGGGVAMRLLVDHPDRVAALLLEAPVSPYGFGGTRDVHGTLTTPDSAGTGAGTANADFVARLAAKDRGEDAPTSPRNVLRATYVADPASFGEDEELLLESALSTVTGDDNYPGTAVASPHWPGTAPGERGVLNALAPAHFRIADELVAVPAGPPVTWVRGDADVIVSDTSLFDLAYLGSLGAVPGWPGAADCPPQPMIGQTRAVLERYAAAGGMYREVVLPGCGHSPHLERPAEFVAELLALTGVSATA; encoded by the coding sequence ATGGAGAGCGCGCAGCACACCGTGTCGGCGAACGGCATCACCCAGGCGGTCCGGGTGGCGGGCCCGCCGGACGGCGTGCCGGTGCTGCTCGTCCACGGCAATGTCTCCTCCGCGGCCTTCTGGGAGCCGCTGATCCGGCGGCTGCCGGCCACCCTCCGGGTGGTCGCGCCCGACCTGCGCGGGTACGGCGACACGCAGACCGCGCCGGTGGACGCGACGCGCGGGCTGGGCGACTTCGCCGACGACGTCGCCGCCCTGCTCGACGTTCCGGGCCTCTTCGCCCCCGGCGCCCGGCCGGTGGTCGTCGGGCACTCGCTCGGCGGGGGCGTGGCGATGCGGCTGCTGGTCGACCATCCCGACCGGGTGGCCGCCCTGCTGCTGGAGGCGCCGGTCTCCCCGTACGGCTTCGGCGGCACCCGGGACGTCCACGGCACCCTCACCACGCCCGACTCCGCCGGCACCGGGGCCGGCACGGCGAACGCCGACTTCGTCGCCCGGCTCGCCGCGAAGGACCGCGGCGAGGACGCCCCGACCAGCCCCCGCAACGTGCTGCGGGCCACCTACGTCGCCGATCCGGCGTCGTTCGGGGAGGACGAGGAGCTGCTGCTGGAGAGCGCCCTCTCCACCGTCACCGGGGACGACAACTACCCGGGCACGGCGGTCGCCTCGCCGCACTGGCCGGGCACCGCGCCCGGGGAGCGCGGCGTGCTCAACGCCCTGGCGCCGGCCCACTTCCGGATCGCCGACGAGCTGGTCGCCGTGCCGGCCGGGCCCCCGGTCACCTGGGTACGCGGCGACGCCGACGTGATCGTCTCGGACACCTCCCTGTTCGACCTGGCGTATCTGGGGTCGCTCGGCGCGGTGCCCGGCTGGCCGGGGGCGGCGGACTGCCCGCCGCAGCCGATGATCGGGCAGACCCGCGCGGTGCTGGAGCGGTACGCGGCGGCGGGCGGGATGTACCGGGAGGTGGTGCTCCCCGGCTGCGGGCACAGCCCGCACCTGGAACGGCCGGCCGAGTTCGTGGCGGAGCTGCTGGCGCTCACGGGGGTCTCCGCGACGGCCTGA
- a CDS encoding FHA domain-containing protein produces the protein MEDHPELMPLLTVAGGTMRGLSFRVGRDPQVIGRAPTAGIVLDDPHLSRRHAAVQLTNEGVSLVDLGSTNGTWLNDRRIAGVEQLTDGDVIRLGRTELRYFDPGVARTDPVGLSFSAPRRDHRPTLPLPVPPAPRAPVEPRGAVLPLPAAPVDAHR, from the coding sequence ATGGAGGATCATCCGGAACTGATGCCGCTGTTGACGGTGGCGGGCGGAACGATGCGGGGCTTGAGCTTCCGGGTCGGCCGTGACCCGCAGGTGATCGGTCGGGCGCCGACCGCCGGGATCGTGCTCGACGATCCGCACCTGAGCCGGCGGCACGCCGCGGTCCAGCTCACCAACGAGGGGGTGTCGTTGGTGGACCTCGGCTCGACCAACGGGACCTGGCTCAACGACCGCCGGATCGCCGGCGTCGAGCAGCTGACCGACGGCGACGTGATCCGACTGGGCCGTACCGAACTGCGGTACTTCGACCCCGGCGTGGCCCGGACCGACCCGGTGGGGCTGAGCTTCTCGGCGCCGCGCCGGGACCACCGGCCGACCCTGCCGCTGCCCGTCCCCCCGGCCCCGCGGGCGCCGGTGGAGCCGCGCGGCGCGGTCCTGCCGCTGCCGGCGGCCCCGGTCGACGCCCACCGCTGA
- a CDS encoding aldehyde dehydrogenase family protein, which translates to MTAVHVPGTPVIEDGRLVSTSPATGAEAGRLPVATAEDVARAVARARAAGEWWAGLGFTGRRERLLRWRSVLARRIEELAELMHTEGGKPVGDAVVEILTALEHVDWAARNARRVLGPRRVRSRLILAEFTGHLEYQPYGVVGVIGPWNYPVFTPIGSAAYALAAGNAVVFKPSEYTPAVGQWLVDRFAEVVPEQPVFTAVHGLGDVGAALCRSGVAKVAFTGSTATAKKVMAACAESLTPVLLEAGGKDAMIVDSDADLDAAADACVWGALTNAGQTCIGIERVYAVDQVFDAFVDKVVTRAGRLTVGPDGADIGPITMPSQLDVIRRHIDDAVERGGRAVLGGPDAVQPPYVHPTVLVDVPEDSTAVREETFGPTLTVNRVRDVDEAVDRANALSYGLGGSVFGRKRAVAVARRLRSGMASVNSALTFAGMSTLPFGGVGDSGFGRIHGEDGLREFGRAKAITRRRARSLLPSMTFERTPADVARLVKAAKLMYGRNR; encoded by the coding sequence ATGACGGCTGTGCATGTCCCGGGGACCCCGGTCATCGAGGACGGTCGGCTGGTGTCGACCAGCCCGGCGACGGGCGCGGAGGCCGGGCGACTCCCGGTGGCGACCGCAGAGGACGTGGCCCGGGCGGTCGCCCGGGCCCGCGCCGCGGGCGAGTGGTGGGCCGGTCTCGGCTTCACCGGTCGCCGGGAGCGGCTGCTGCGCTGGCGGAGCGTGCTCGCCCGGCGGATCGAGGAGCTGGCCGAGCTGATGCACACCGAGGGCGGCAAGCCGGTCGGCGACGCCGTCGTCGAGATCCTCACCGCGCTCGAGCACGTCGACTGGGCGGCCCGCAACGCGCGGCGGGTGCTCGGGCCCCGGCGGGTCCGCTCCCGGCTGATCCTCGCCGAGTTCACCGGCCACCTGGAGTATCAGCCGTACGGAGTGGTCGGCGTGATCGGCCCCTGGAACTACCCCGTCTTCACCCCCATCGGCTCCGCCGCGTACGCGCTCGCCGCCGGCAACGCGGTGGTCTTCAAGCCCAGCGAGTACACCCCGGCCGTCGGGCAGTGGCTGGTCGACCGGTTCGCCGAGGTGGTCCCCGAGCAGCCCGTCTTCACGGCGGTGCACGGCCTCGGCGACGTGGGCGCGGCGCTGTGCCGCTCGGGCGTGGCCAAGGTGGCCTTCACCGGCTCCACCGCCACCGCGAAGAAGGTGATGGCCGCCTGCGCCGAGTCGCTCACCCCGGTGCTGCTCGAGGCCGGCGGCAAGGACGCGATGATCGTGGACTCCGACGCCGACCTGGACGCCGCCGCCGACGCGTGCGTGTGGGGTGCGCTCACCAACGCCGGCCAGACCTGCATCGGCATCGAACGCGTCTACGCCGTCGACCAGGTCTTCGACGCCTTCGTCGACAAGGTGGTCACCCGGGCCGGGCGGCTCACCGTCGGCCCCGACGGCGCCGACATCGGCCCGATCACCATGCCCTCCCAGCTCGACGTGATCCGCCGGCACATCGACGATGCCGTCGAGCGGGGCGGTCGCGCGGTGCTCGGCGGCCCCGACGCGGTCCAACCGCCGTACGTCCACCCGACCGTGCTGGTGGACGTCCCCGAGGACTCGACCGCCGTCCGCGAGGAGACCTTCGGGCCGACGCTCACCGTCAACCGGGTCCGCGACGTCGACGAGGCCGTCGACCGGGCCAACGCCCTGTCGTACGGCCTGGGGGGTTCGGTCTTCGGCCGCAAGCGGGCGGTGGCGGTCGCGCGGCGGCTGCGCTCCGGGATGGCCTCGGTGAACTCGGCGCTCACCTTCGCCGGCATGTCCACGCTGCCGTTCGGCGGCGTCGGCGACTCCGGCTTCGGCCGGATCCACGGCGAGGACGGGCTGCGGGAGTTCGGCCGGGCCAAGGCCATCACCCGCCGGCGGGCCCGCTCGCTGCTGCCGTCGATGACCTTCGAGCGCACCCCGGCGGACGTCGCCCGCCTGGTCAAGGCCGCCAAGCTGATGTACGGCCGGAACCGCTGA
- the nucS gene encoding endonuclease NucS, which yields MRLVIAKCSVDYVGRLSAHLPPATRLLMVKADGSVSIHADDRAYKPLNWMSPPCRLEEAPGVWRVVNKAGEELRITLEEIFQDTSYELGVDPGLRKDGVEAHLQELLAANPTTLGEGYSLVRREYMTAIGPVDLLCRDANSGAVAVEVKRRGEIDGVEQLTRYLELMNRDPLLAPVTGVFAAQEIKPQARVLATDRGIRCVVVDYDKLRGIERDELTLF from the coding sequence GTGCGGTTGGTGATTGCGAAGTGCTCGGTGGATTACGTCGGACGGCTCTCGGCTCACCTGCCGCCGGCCACGCGGCTGCTCATGGTCAAGGCGGACGGCTCGGTGTCGATCCACGCGGACGACCGGGCGTACAAGCCGTTGAACTGGATGAGCCCGCCCTGTCGGCTGGAGGAGGCCCCCGGCGTCTGGCGGGTGGTCAACAAGGCCGGCGAGGAGCTGCGGATCACCCTGGAGGAGATCTTCCAGGACACCTCGTACGAGCTGGGCGTCGACCCGGGCCTGCGCAAGGACGGCGTCGAGGCGCACCTGCAGGAGCTGCTGGCCGCCAACCCGACGACCCTCGGCGAGGGTTACTCGCTGGTCCGCCGGGAGTACATGACCGCCATCGGGCCGGTCGACCTGCTCTGCCGGGACGCCAACTCCGGCGCCGTCGCCGTCGAGGTGAAGCGGCGCGGCGAGATCGACGGCGTGGAGCAGCTCACCCGCTACCTGGAACTGATGAACCGTGATCCGCTGCTCGCCCCGGTCACCGGCGTCTTCGCCGCCCAGGAGATCAAGCCGCAGGCCCGGGTGCTCGCCACCGACCGGGGCATCCGCTGCGTCGTGGTCGACTACGACAAGCTGCGCGGCATCGAGCGCGACGAGCTGACCCTGTTCTGA
- a CDS encoding DUF4126 domain-containing protein: MLEVLTGSGLAASAGLNAYIPLLLMGLLARYTDLMDLPSGWQWLGNGWVILILAVLLAIEVVADKVPVVDHVNDVVQTVVRPTAGGLAFGAGSTSETVTVSDPDTFFSSHQWVPVVVGVLIALGVHLLKSAARPVINATTAGFGAPVASTAEDATSVVMSVVAILLPVLVLVFLVGLVASLFWFLRRRRERRAARA, from the coding sequence GTGCTCGAAGTCCTCACCGGTTCCGGCCTCGCCGCTTCGGCCGGCCTGAACGCCTACATCCCCCTGCTCCTGATGGGTCTGCTGGCGCGCTACACCGACCTCATGGACCTGCCCAGCGGCTGGCAGTGGTTGGGCAACGGCTGGGTCATCCTGATCCTCGCCGTGCTGCTCGCCATCGAGGTGGTCGCCGACAAGGTGCCCGTGGTCGACCACGTCAATGACGTGGTGCAGACGGTGGTCCGGCCCACCGCCGGCGGCCTCGCCTTCGGCGCCGGCTCCACCTCCGAGACCGTCACCGTCAGCGACCCGGACACCTTCTTCTCCTCGCACCAGTGGGTGCCGGTCGTGGTCGGCGTGCTGATCGCGCTCGGCGTGCACCTGCTCAAGTCGGCCGCCCGACCGGTCATCAACGCGACCACCGCCGGCTTCGGCGCCCCGGTGGCCAGCACCGCCGAGGACGCCACGAGCGTGGTGATGTCGGTGGTGGCGATCCTGCTGCCGGTGCTGGTGCTGGTCTTCCTGGTCGGGCTGGTGGCGTCCCTCTTCTGGTTCCTGCGCCGGCGTCGGGAGCGGCGGGCCGCCCGAGCTTGA
- a CDS encoding DUF1540 domain-containing protein, with amino-acid sequence MTAAMEMPRVQECAVASCAYNHTNDCHAFAITIGSSDHAHCHTFVELPVRGGIEQLIAQVGACSRADCRHNSELECHAPAITVGPDNDMADCMTYQSR; translated from the coding sequence ATGACCGCAGCGATGGAGATGCCCCGGGTCCAGGAATGCGCCGTCGCTTCCTGCGCCTACAACCACACCAACGACTGCCACGCGTTCGCCATCACGATCGGCAGCAGCGACCACGCCCACTGCCACACCTTCGTGGAGCTGCCGGTGCGGGGCGGGATCGAGCAGCTCATCGCCCAGGTGGGTGCGTGCAGCCGGGCGGACTGCCGGCACAACTCCGAGCTGGAGTGCCACGCCCCGGCGATCACGGTCGGCCCGGACAACGACATGGCCGACTGCATGACCTACCAGAGCCGCTGA
- a CDS encoding protein meaA has protein sequence MDEKALPGRLPERDRPWVMRTYAGHSSAAATNALFRRNLAKGQTGLSVAFDLPTQTGYDPDHELAAGEVGRVGVPVAHLGDMRALFDGIPVAGMNTSMTINAPAMWLLGLYGTVAAEQGAELSRCAGTTQNDIIKEYLSRGTYIFPPAASLRLTADVIAYTLREMPKWNPVNICSYHLQEAGATPVQEVGFALATAVAVLDAVRDSGQVPAERMGDVVQRISFFVNAGVRFVEEVAKMRAFGALWDEITRDRYGVTDPKQRRFRYGVQVNSLGLTEAQPENNIQRIVLEMLGVTFSRDARARAVQLPAWNEALGLPRPWDQQWSLRMQQVLAYESDLLEYPDLFEGSHVMTALVDGIVTGARVELEKVLEMGGVVAAVETGYLKSALVASLAERRRRMESGADVVVGVNRFTETEPSPLTAAGAEAVEQVDPAVEAAAVASVREWRAGRDDAPVDAALARLRAGAATTTNLMAATLECVRAGVTTGEWAGALRQVFGEYRAPTGLAGGAGAGGDAGIAAVRQRVAATARELGSGRLRLLVGKPGLDGHSNGAEQIAVRARDAGFEVVYQGIRLTAGQIVAAAVEEDVDLVGLSVLSGSHLAAVPAVLDGLRAAGRGDLPVVVGGIIPASDAETLRAAGVARVFTPKDFALSPIIDDMVTVIREANGLS, from the coding sequence ATGGACGAGAAGGCTCTCCCGGGCCGGCTGCCGGAGCGCGACCGCCCCTGGGTGATGCGCACCTACGCCGGGCACTCCTCCGCCGCTGCGACCAACGCGCTGTTCCGCCGCAACCTGGCGAAGGGGCAGACCGGCCTGTCGGTCGCCTTCGATCTGCCCACCCAGACCGGGTACGACCCCGATCACGAGCTGGCCGCCGGCGAGGTCGGCCGGGTCGGCGTGCCGGTGGCGCACCTCGGCGACATGCGGGCGCTCTTCGACGGCATCCCGGTCGCCGGGATGAACACCTCGATGACCATCAACGCGCCGGCGATGTGGCTGCTCGGCCTCTACGGCACCGTCGCCGCCGAGCAGGGCGCCGAGCTGTCCCGCTGCGCCGGCACCACCCAGAACGACATCATCAAGGAGTACCTGTCCCGGGGGACGTACATCTTCCCTCCGGCGGCGTCGCTGCGGCTGACCGCCGACGTCATCGCGTACACGCTGCGCGAGATGCCGAAGTGGAACCCGGTCAACATCTGCTCGTACCACCTGCAGGAGGCCGGCGCGACGCCGGTGCAGGAGGTCGGCTTCGCGCTGGCCACCGCAGTCGCCGTGCTCGACGCGGTCCGCGACTCCGGCCAGGTGCCCGCCGAGCGGATGGGCGACGTGGTCCAGCGGATCTCCTTCTTCGTCAACGCCGGGGTGCGCTTCGTCGAGGAGGTCGCCAAGATGCGCGCCTTCGGCGCGCTCTGGGACGAGATCACCCGCGACCGGTACGGCGTCACCGACCCGAAGCAGCGCCGCTTCCGGTACGGCGTCCAGGTCAACTCCCTCGGCCTGACCGAGGCCCAGCCGGAGAACAACATCCAGCGCATCGTGCTGGAGATGCTCGGCGTGACCTTCTCCCGCGACGCCCGGGCCCGGGCGGTGCAGCTCCCCGCCTGGAACGAGGCGCTCGGCCTGCCCCGCCCGTGGGACCAGCAGTGGTCGCTGCGGATGCAGCAGGTCCTCGCGTACGAGTCGGACCTGCTCGAGTACCCCGACCTGTTCGAGGGCTCGCACGTGATGACCGCGCTGGTCGACGGGATCGTCACCGGGGCCCGGGTCGAGCTGGAGAAGGTGCTGGAGATGGGCGGCGTGGTGGCCGCCGTGGAGACCGGCTACCTCAAGAGCGCCCTGGTCGCCTCGCTCGCCGAGCGGCGCCGGCGGATGGAGTCCGGCGCCGACGTGGTGGTCGGCGTCAACAGGTTCACCGAGACCGAGCCGTCCCCGTTGACCGCGGCCGGCGCCGAGGCCGTCGAGCAGGTCGACCCCGCGGTCGAGGCGGCCGCCGTCGCCTCCGTACGCGAATGGCGGGCCGGTCGGGACGACGCGCCGGTCGACGCGGCACTCGCCCGGCTCCGCGCGGGCGCCGCGACCACGACGAACCTGATGGCCGCGACGCTGGAGTGCGTGCGGGCCGGGGTGACCACCGGTGAGTGGGCCGGCGCGCTGCGCCAGGTCTTCGGCGAGTACCGGGCGCCGACCGGCCTGGCCGGCGGTGCCGGCGCCGGCGGCGACGCGGGGATCGCGGCCGTCCGCCAGCGGGTCGCCGCCACCGCGCGCGAGCTGGGCAGCGGCCGGCTGCGGCTGCTGGTCGGGAAGCCCGGCCTGGACGGGCACTCCAACGGCGCCGAGCAGATCGCGGTACGCGCCCGCGATGCCGGCTTCGAGGTGGTCTACCAGGGCATCCGGCTGACCGCCGGGCAGATCGTGGCCGCCGCCGTCGAGGAGGACGTCGACCTCGTCGGGCTCTCCGTGCTCTCCGGCTCGCACCTTGCCGCCGTGCCGGCGGTGCTGGACGGGCTGCGCGCGGCCGGGCGGGGCGACCTGCCGGTGGTGGTCGGTGGCATCATCCCCGCCTCCGACGCCGAGACGCTCCGGGCCGCCGGGGTCGCCCGCGTCTTCACCCCGAAGGACTTCGCCCTCAGCCCCATCATCGACGACATGGTCACCGTGATCCGTGAGGCCAACGGCCTGTCGTGA
- a CDS encoding ABC transporter ATP-binding protein — MDDELAISVRGLRKVYGDNVAVAGVDLDVHRGEVFALLGPNGAGKTTTVEILEGYRRRDAGEVSVLGSDPAHPDPHWRSRVGIVLQGTGEFDELTVAEVIRHFSGFYPEADDPDKVIERVGLGGKAKARTHTLSGGQKRRLDVALGIIGRPELLFLDEPTTGFDPEARREFWELIRDLAAAGTTIVLTTHYLDEAEALADRVGVIAAGRLVEVAPPNRLGNRQEALATVSWRTPDGTPQSAESATPTALVAELAARYGGEVPALTVTRPTLEDVYLKMIGHS, encoded by the coding sequence ATGGATGACGAGCTCGCGATCTCCGTACGAGGGCTGCGCAAGGTGTACGGCGACAACGTCGCGGTGGCGGGGGTGGACCTCGACGTCCACCGCGGTGAGGTGTTCGCCCTGCTCGGCCCGAACGGCGCGGGCAAGACCACCACCGTGGAGATCCTGGAGGGCTACCGGCGGCGCGACGCCGGCGAGGTCTCCGTCCTGGGCAGCGACCCCGCCCACCCGGACCCGCACTGGCGCTCGCGGGTCGGCATCGTGCTCCAGGGCACCGGCGAGTTCGACGAGCTGACCGTCGCCGAGGTGATCCGGCACTTCTCCGGCTTCTACCCCGAGGCCGACGACCCGGACAAGGTGATCGAACGCGTCGGGCTCGGCGGCAAGGCGAAGGCGCGGACCCACACCCTTTCCGGCGGCCAGAAGCGCCGCCTCGACGTGGCGCTGGGCATCATCGGCCGCCCGGAGCTGCTCTTCCTCGACGAGCCGACCACCGGCTTCGACCCGGAGGCCCGGCGGGAGTTCTGGGAGCTGATCCGGGACCTGGCCGCCGCGGGCACCACCATCGTGCTGACCACGCACTACCTGGACGAGGCCGAGGCGCTCGCGGACCGGGTCGGCGTGATCGCCGCCGGGCGGCTGGTCGAGGTGGCCCCGCCGAACCGGCTGGGCAACCGGCAGGAGGCCCTCGCCACGGTCTCCTGGCGTACCCCGGACGGGACGCCGCAGAGCGCGGAGAGCGCGACGCCGACGGCGCTGGTGGCGGAGCTGGCCGCGCGCTACGGCGGCGAGGTCCCGGCCCTGACGGTGACCCGGCCGACCTTGGAAGACGTCTACCTGAAGATGATCGGACACTCATGA
- a CDS encoding ABC transporter permease yields the protein MTTTTKPAAPVAAAPARRLGPGALALRQGRLEITQFLRSRESVVFTMGFPIIMILIFASIFSGEIGGGVKFTQYFITGMIATGLMTVSFQNLGIWIPIERDRGVLKRYRGTPMPKWVWFAGKVIMVVAIGVAETALLLVVAVLLFDLKLPDTIGKWLTFGWVAALGVTACTLCGIAISSLARTARSGSAVVTPVALILQFISGVFFVFTELPSWMQQVAALFPLKWMCQGLRSVFLPESFGAQEPGGSFELGRVALVLAAWCVIGLLLCLTTFRWTTRRDG from the coding sequence ATGACGACCACCACGAAGCCGGCGGCCCCGGTCGCCGCCGCCCCGGCCCGGCGGCTCGGACCGGGCGCCCTCGCGCTGCGGCAGGGGCGGCTGGAGATCACCCAGTTCCTGCGCAGCCGGGAGTCCGTCGTCTTCACGATGGGCTTCCCGATCATCATGATCCTGATCTTCGCGTCGATCTTCAGCGGCGAGATCGGTGGTGGGGTCAAGTTCACCCAGTACTTCATCACCGGCATGATCGCGACCGGTCTGATGACGGTGAGCTTCCAGAACCTGGGCATCTGGATCCCGATCGAGCGGGACCGGGGCGTGCTCAAGCGCTACCGGGGCACGCCGATGCCGAAGTGGGTCTGGTTCGCCGGCAAGGTGATCATGGTGGTGGCGATCGGCGTGGCCGAGACCGCCCTGCTGCTGGTCGTCGCGGTGCTGCTGTTCGACCTGAAGCTGCCCGACACCATCGGCAAGTGGCTGACCTTCGGCTGGGTCGCCGCGCTCGGCGTCACCGCCTGCACCCTCTGCGGCATCGCCATCTCCTCGCTGGCCCGCACCGCGCGCAGCGGCTCCGCCGTGGTCACGCCGGTGGCGCTGATCCTCCAGTTCATCTCCGGCGTGTTCTTCGTCTTCACCGAGCTGCCGAGCTGGATGCAGCAGGTCGCCGCGCTCTTCCCGCTCAAGTGGATGTGCCAGGGGCTGCGGTCCGTCTTCCTGCCCGAGAGCTTCGGCGCCCAGGAGCCGGGCGGCTCGTTCGAGCTGGGCCGCGTCGCCCTGGTGCTCGCCGCCTGGTGCGTGATCGGCCTGCTCCTCTGCCTGACCACCTTCCGCTGGACCACCCGACGCGACGGCTGA